From Paenibacillus sp.:
GGCCGTATCGATTTGCCAAATGCGAATCGCCAGGAACGGGTCTTGATAGACGACTTGCTCGTAACGCATATCGGGATACATAAAGAGAACTCCTCGCTGAAACACAGGATTTCGTACATCCATTCTACCACATGCGCATCATATTTTACCCGGCGTGACAGAATACCGTAAAGATTGCATCGAATTTGCCATCGCGCCGGGACGGGTTCTTTTCTTATAATAATCTCAACATAGACTCTAGAAGGAGCGTACATAACCATGGCTTTGAACGTAACGATTTGGAACGAGCACCGGCACGAGAAGAAAAACGAGACCGTCGCCGCGATTTATCCGAAAGGGATTCATGCCGCGATCGCGGAAGGGCTGGACGTCGACGCCGAGGTGACGTTCGCGACGCTCGACGACGAGGAGCACGGCCTTACCGACGCCGTGCTGGAGAAGACGGATGTCCTGATCTGGTGGGGCCATGTGGCGCACAACGAAGTGAAGGACGAGATCGTCGCGAAGGTGCATCAGCGCGTGCTGAAGGGCATGGGGCTGATCGTGCTGCACTCGGGTCATTTCTCGAAAATTTTCAAAAAGCTGATGGGCACCTCCTGCGACCTGAAATGGCGGGAAGCGGACGACAAAGAGCGCGTATGGGTCGTCAACCCGGCGCATCCGATCGCGGCCGGGCTCGGCGAATATTTCGAGCTGCCGAAGGAAGAGATGTACGGCGAGCATTTCGACATCCCGGCGCCGGACGAGCTCGTGTTCGTCAGCTGGTTCGAGGGCGGCGAAGTGTTCCGCAGCGGCTGCTGCTACACGCGCGGCAACGGCAAGGTGTTCTACTTCCGTCCGGGGCACGAAACGTATCCGACGTATTATGACGCGAACGTGCGCAAGGTCATCTCCAACGCCGTGAAGTGGGCGGCGCCGGTCGATCGGGCGTATCCGACGTACGGCAACGCGAAGCCGCTCGAGCCGATCTCGGAGAAGGCATGAGCCGGCTGAAAGTCGGCGTCGTCGGCACGGGCGGCATCTTCAAGGCGGCTCATCTGCCCGGCTGGCTGGCGCATCCGGACGTCGAGCTCGTCGCCTTCTGCGACGCGTACCGGCCGTCCGCGATCGCTGCGGCGAACGAGTTCCCCGGCGCGAAGGTGTACGACGATTACCGCGAGCTGCTCGCCGATCCGTCGATCGACGTCGTCGGCATCAGCACGCCGAACGCGTACCATTCGGAAATCGCCGTCGCGGCGCTCCATAAGGGCAAGCACGTGTTCTGCGAAAAGCCGGACGCGGTGAACGCCGAGGAGGCGCAGCGGATGGCGGACGCGGCGAAGGCGGCGGGCAAAGTGCTCATGACGATGCGCAACAACCGGTTCAGCGAAGAGGCGCAGTTCCTTAAGCGCGCGATCGAGCGCGGCCAGCTGGGCGAGCTGTACATGGGCCGCTGCGGCTGGATTCGCCGCCGCGGCATCCCCGGGCGGGGCGGCTGGTTTACGACGAAGGCGCTGTCGGGCGGCGGGCCGCTCATCGATCTCGGCGTCCATATGATCGATCTCGCCATGTGGCTGAACGGCAACGCGAAGCCGGTGACCGTCTCCGGCTCCACGTACCGGAAGTTCGCCGACCGGCCGGACCGCTCCGGCCGCATGCCGGAAGGCACGTTCGACGTGGAGGATTTGGCGGCGGGCTTCCTGCGGTTCGACAACGGCGCGTCGCTGCAGATCGAGTTCAGCTGGGCGTCGAACGTCGAAGCGGAGCAGAAGTTTCTCGAGTGGCGCGGAACGGAAGGCGGCTTCAGCCTGGTCAACGACCGGCTCAAGCTGTTCACGGAGCAGGACGGCGCGCTGATCGACGCGTCGCCGTCGTTCGAGGCGCCGCGCGTGCCGCAGCATACGGCGAACATTCGGCATTTCGTCGAGTGCGTGCTCGGCCGCGAAGAGCCGATCTTCACGCCGGAGCAAGGCGTCGACATGATTAAAATATTAACGGCCATCTACGCGTCGGCGGAGAGCGGGCGGGAAATCGTATTATAGGCAGCGAATCAGCGCTCCCGAACGGGGGCGTTTTTTCGCGTTTCCGCGGCAGGTTTTCCGGTTTCCGCGCGAAACGTGGTAAAATGGTGGGGCACCCTTTTTTATCGCGACTTTTCATTCTATTGGGGAGGTGCGCTCATGCAATTGATCGCAGCATCGGAGGTCCAGCGTCGGCTCGACGCGTTGAGGGACCAAGATGTATATATGCATTTGGAGATGACGACGGGCGCCTACGCCGCGCATTTCGACAGCCAGAAACATCCGGCCGCCACCTTCGTCAGCAACGCCGTCATTCGGTACGCTCACGGTTCGATTTCCGGCCACGGTCCGTATCGGGTGGGGCTCAAAACGGCATCGGGCTGGGTATATTCGGAGGGGCTGACGCATTACGACGAGACGGATCCGGAGCGGCTCATTTTGGCGGGGCACGACGGGCAGGGCAAATTGGTCGTCGCGCTGCAGCTCAGCCTGCAGCCGTTCTAAGGGAAGAGGAGATGAACGCAATGGAGGAGCGTCGCATATTGGTCGTTCTGCCGCATCCGGACGACGAAGCTTTCGGACTGTCCGGCACGCTGGCGAAGCTGATCCGGGAGGGAGCCCGGGTGACGTACGCATGCCTCACCTTGGGGCAAATGGGAAGAAACATGGGCATTCCGCCGTTCGCGAGCCGCGTCACGCTGCCGGACATTCGCCGGCAGGAGCTGGAGGAATCGTGCCGCGCCATCGGCATTCACGACGTAAGGATGCTCGGCTTCCACGACAAAATGCTCGAATTCGAAGACCGCGCGCTGCTGGACGGGGCGATCGCCGAGCTGCTGAAGGAAATTCGTCCGACGCTGGTGTTCACCTTCTATCCGGGGTACAGCGTTCACCCGGACCACGACGCAACCGGAGCCGCGGTCGTCCGCGCCGTCGGCCAGCTGCCTCCCGCAGAGCGCCCGCCCGTGCACTGCATGGCATTCGCCAAAAACACGAGGGAGGACCTCGGCGAACCCGATATCGCGGAATTCGTCGGTCCGTTCATGGAGCAGAAGCTGGCGTCCATCTACGCGCACCGCACGCAGTTTCAAGCGGCGGAGCTCGTCGGCAACAAGACGATGGACGAAATCGTCGAACGGTTCGGCACGGAGCGCTTTTGGATTTATCGATTCGAAGAGTAACAAACAAAAATCTCACAGATTGCAGACAAACTCCTTCGTTCCGTGCGGAACGGAGGAGTTTGTTTTGTTCCGGGACGGACGATGCGGAAGAGAGTAATTTAGTATCCTTCAGGTAACCAAGTGAAGATAATGTGCGTACTTCTCAGCCCATCGCCTTAAATCTATAATTTAATGACCAACTATCTTATAGTAGGAGGAACCGGAGATGAACTACAGAACGCTCGGTAAAACGGGGTTGAACGTTTCGGAAGTCGGTTATGGCGCATGGGGCATCGGAAAATCGTCCTGGATCGGGGCTTCCGACGATGAATCGACCAAAGCGCTTCATACATCCATTGATCTCGGCTTAAATTTCATTGATACTGCGCTCGGTTACGGGGAAGGTCACAGCGAGAGATTGGTTGGTCAGGTTGTGAAGGAACGCTCTGAAACGATTTATGTCGCAACGAAAATTCCGCCGAAAAACAGACAATGGCCGGCGCAAGCCGGGGTTCCGGTGGAAGAGACGTTCCCGGCGGATCATGTGATCGCGTGCACGGAACAAAGTCTTACAAATTTGGGGATGGACACGATCGACGTCCAGCAGTTCCACGTTTGGTCGGACGAATGGGTTGACCAAGGCGATTGGCTCGAAGCGGTTCAGAAGCTCAAAGAACAGGGGAAAATCCGGTATTTTGGCGTCTCCATTAACGACCATCAGCCCGAAAACGCGATCAAGCTCATCAAAACCGGCATCGTGGACACCGTTCAAGTCATTTACAACATATTCGACCAAAGTCCGGAAGATCAATTGCTTCCCGTATGCGAGGAGCATCATGTCGGCGTAATTGTTCGGGTTCCACTGGATGAAGGCGGGTTGACGGGGCAAATTACTCCGGATACAACCTTTAATGAAGGCGATTTCCGCAACGGCTATTTCCGGGGGGACCGCAAACAGGAAGTGTACGAACGTGTACAGAGGATTACTTCCGATCTCCATATTTCCGTTGACCAAATGGCAGAAACCGCCCTGCGCTACATATTGAGTCATTCTGCCGTATCTACCGTAATTCCGGGCATGCGTTCGATTCGCAACGTGGAACGCAACTGCCAGGTCGGCGACGGACGCGGATTGCCGAAGGAACAGGTTGAAAAGTTAAAAACGCACCGTTGGGTCCGCAACTTTTACAAAGCATAAGCAAGAATTGTCTGCAATGTGAGCCGTCCCGCACGCGAGGCGGCTTCGTCTATTTCAACGCTCTTTCCTGATGCTGCAGCACGCTCTCCTGATACTGCCTCGGGGACATCCCCATCTTTTTCCGAAAAATGCGATGAAAATAAGAATAGCTGTTGAACCCTGCGGACTCGGCCGCCTTCTCCAACGTCATGGAGCTGTAGCGGATTCGTTCGCAGGCGATATGGATGCGGACGTCGTTCAAATAGCCGATGATCGTCTTGCCGAAGGCTTCCTTGAACAGGTGGGTCGTACGGGACTCGCTCAGGTTGGCGTGTTCGGCGATGTCGGACAGCGTGATCGGTTTCGTAGCGTTCCGCTCGATGAACTGCTTCACCCGGTGCGTGACGAAGTGATGTTTCTCGCTGCCGCCTTTCGATTCTGCCAGCAGTCTGTCGATGTAGCGCAGAAAGATGCGCAGCAAATATTCCAACACCGTGGCGTCGACTTCTTTGACTCTCCGCATCTCGTAAAGAATCTGTTTCCAGATATTGAGCAGCGCTTCGTCGATCGCAACGTAGCTTCGCTGCGGGTAGGACCGGCAGCGCCACCATTCGTCCAAGATCGTGCCGCTGGCAATGAGAAAATAGTCCGCGCTTAAGCAGCCCTGTTCGGCCCGGTCGTCGCGAGGGTCGACCTTCATCAGATAGGGAGTGCCTGGCTTCATCATAATGAGCTCTCCCTCGCGGATCTTCTCCATTCTCCCGTCGATGAGAATTTCGGATTCGCCTTGCATCTGCAGTCGGATCAGGTAGTACAGCAGGCCGGCTCGCGCATCGGCAAGAACCGGTTTGAAGTGAACGGAGTACCCGGCCGCGTGTATGACGCCCGGAGTTTTGGTTTCGTCTGGCATGTCGATCCCCGCATCCCGAAGATGGTCTTGTAAAAATTATAACAGGAGTCAATAGGGTTAATCTAGAAAGTTATAGCAGAAATGTGCAACCCGCAGCGGGATCCTTCATGGTCAGCGGATAAGCCCGCATGGTTTAATGGGATACAAAGACAACGCTTACATTACGGCGATCGCAAGCTCCCATCCATGCGCGGTCGAATCCTTCGCGAAAAAGGAGAATGCTCGGGATGACGAAGACCATCAGAGGTGCGGTAATCGGGTACGGCGGTTCCTTCAATATGGGCAAGGCGCACGCGGAGCAGATGATGCGGCACGGCATCGAATTCGCGGCGGCCTGCGATCTGGACGCGGCCAGACGCGAACAGGCGAAGCGCGATTTTCCGCACATCCGCACGTTCTCCACGGTGGAAGAGCTGCTTGCGCAGGACGGAATCGATTTGGTGACGGTCATCACTCCGCATCATACGCACTATCCTCTCGCGGAACAGATCTTGCTAAGCGGCCGGCACTGCGTCCTCGAGAAGCCGATGTGCATCCGGGCCGAAGAGGCCGACCGGTTAGTCCAGCTGTCGCAAAGCGTCGGGAAAATGCTTTCCGTGTACCACAACCGCCGCTGGGACGGCTGGTATTTAACGCTTCAGGATCTGCTTGCGAGAGACATTCTCGGGGAATTGTTCCACATCGAAATGTTTATTGGAGGCTGCTGGAGACCTAAGGATTGGTGGCGGTCGGACAAAGCGGTGTCGGGAGGCATTTTTTACGACTGGGGCGCCCATTACGTCGATTACCTCCTGGGCGTCGTGCCCGGCAAAGTGACGAGCGTGAAAGGATTCATTCAGAACCGGCTGTGGCATGAGTTCACGAACGAAGACCATATGGACAGCATCATTACGTTCGAAAACGGGGCGACGGCGTACATTCAAGTATCGAACATCGCCTACGCCGGCAAGCCGCAATTCCGTTTCCTCGGTACGAAAGGGGCCGTCGTGGACGAAAACATCCGGGACGGGGAAATGACGCTGTACACCGATATCAACGGCGTTCGGGTGGAAAGCAAGCTGAAATGCCAGGAAAGCAAACAGGATCTGTATTACCGGAATATCGCCGACCATCTGATGAACGGCGCGGAGCTGATCGTAAAACCCGAAGAAGCCCGCCGCATCATCTCCATCATTGAGACGACAGAGCGCTCCGCCGTGCAGGGCGTCGAATTGCCTGTTCCCTACGAAGAACCGCTGGCGGTGAAAGGCTAAGTGAGGAAAGGGAGGCCGGCCATGGGAAACGAACGTCCGGGAATCGGGATACAGCTGTATACGCTCAGAAACGAACTGCAGCAAGATTTCGAAGGAACGCTGCGCGCGCTGGCGGAGATCGGCTACGAAGGGCTGGAATTCGCCGGCTACGGGGGAAGGGCCGCCGGAGACGTCAAGCGGCTGCTGGACGAACTGGGACTGCGAGCGATCGGCAGCCATGTCGGCTTTCCCGCCTTGCGCGGGCGTCTCGCCGAGGAGATCGCCGCAGTGAAGGAGCTGGGCGGCGATTATCTCATCTGCCCGTCCGTGCCGATGGACCAGCGCCATGCGGGAGCGCCGTGGCCGTCGCTGTTCGGCGAATTGGAGCAGTTCGGCGCACTGGCGCGGGAAGCGGGATTGAGCTTCGGCTACCATAACCACGCGTTCGAATTCGAGATCGCCATCGACGGGCGGCCCGTCTTCGACGCCTTGTTCGGCGCGACATCCCCGGAGAACGTCATCGCGGAAATGGACGCCTGCTGGGTGCAGACGGGCGGACGGGATCCGGTGGAATATATTCGGCGATACGCCGGCCGGGCGCCGCTTCTTCACTTCAAGGATTACGGAGCGATCGAAGGCGGCGGCAAGGATACGGTGGAGCTGGGCGAGGGAGAGTTGGATTTGCCGGCGATATTGCAGGCGGCGCTCGAGGCGCGGACGGAATGGCTGATCGTCGAGCAGGACCGCTGTCAGAGAGACCCGCTGCAAAGCGCCGCCAACAGCTTTGCCTGGCTGAAGCGAGCGTTGGACGGCGCCGTCCCCTAGTTCAATCGGCTTGTTGCAAGCGCTTTCCGTTAAGGCTTGAGATGTCCGGACTCGGGTTCGCCCGGGTCCGAAGGGAGGGCAGTTCGTATGGGATTGCGAAGCGATGAGATTGTCTATTCCGGAACGGTACCGAAGAAGAACGTCCGCATTACGGCTTTGCAGACGCTCCGCAAAAACAAAATGCTGCTTTTGATGCTGGCGCCCGCCGTGCTTCACGTGTTGATATTCGCCTACGTGCCGATGGTCGGCGTCCTGCTCGCCTTCAAACGATTCCAATATCAGCTCGGCCTCTTCGGCAGCCCCTGGGTCGGACTCGAAAACTTTCGATTTTTCTTCATGTCGGGCGACGCCTGGATCGTGACCCGGAACACGCTGCTCTACAACGCGGCTTTCATCCTCCTCATTCCTCTGGTGCAAATTTTGCTCGCCGTCTTCTTAAGCGAGATCGGATCGAAATGGTTCAAGAAGCTCGCGCAGTCCGCCATGTTTTTGCCGTTTTTCATCTCCTGGGTCATCGTCGGATCGATCGCTTATAACTTGTTCAACTTCGAGGTCGGGCTGTTGAACAACGTGTTGAAAAGCTTCGGGATCGAGCCGGTCAATATATACAGCGAGGTTGGCGTCTGGAAATACATTTTGTTCGCCTTCAAGCTCTGGAAGGAGCTCGGCTACGGGATGGTCATCTACTTGGCCGCCATCGTCAGCATCGATCAGCAAATGTACGATGCCGCCAAAATCGACGGGGCCAACGTGTTCCAAAGGCTTCGCTATGTGACGGTCCCGAGCATATTCCCGGTCGTCGTCCTGTTGTTCCTGCTCTCGGTCGGGCAAATTTTCCGCGGCGAATTCGGGTTGTTCTACCAGTTGATCGGCAACAACGGGATTCTCTACGATCAGACGGATATTATCGACACGTTCGTGTTCCGGGCGCTGCTCACGTCTTCGGATATCGGCATGGCGGCGGCCGCGGGCTTTTATCAGTCGATTACATGTTTCATTACGATCGTGCTGATCAACTCCTTCATCAGGAAAGTGAAACCGGATTACGCCTTGTTTTAACGAACCATGCGGGAGGGTTACCGGCATGAAAAAGAAACCCCTGGACGAGATTGTCTTTCTGGCTTTAGGCTATCCGTTCGTAGCTTTTTTCGCTTTGCTCTGTCTCGTTCCGTTTTTGATGATCATCTCCTCCTCCTTCACGCGGGAAGAATTCATTTTGCAGCATGGCTACACGCTTTTTCCCCGGGAGTTCAACCTAGAAGGCTATCGATTGATATTCAAAACGCCGATGACGATTTTCCAGGCGTACGGAGTCACGATGCTCGTGACCGCCGTGGGAACCGCGCTCGGCATTCTGATCAGCACGATGACCGGATATGTGCTGCAGCGGCCGGACTTCTCCTGGAGAAATTCCTTCTCCTTCTATCTGTTCTTCACGACGCTCTTCAACGGCGGGCTGGTCCCCTGGTACATTCTGATCACCCAGTACCTCCACCTGAAGGACACGTTATGGGCGCTCATTATTCCGTCGTGCGTATCCGTATGGAACATTTTGCTCGCCAAAGGCTTCATTCGGGGCATCCCGTACGCCATTACGGAGTCGGCCAAAATCGACGGCTGCGGCGACTTTAAAATTTTCTGGCTGCTCATTCTGCCTTTATCCAAACCGGTCATCGCCACCATCGGTCTCTTCACCGCCTTGATGTATTGGAACGATTGGTACCACGCGATGCTGTTCATCACCGACAAATCGCTCTATCCGCTGCAGTACTTCCTGTATAAACTGCTCGGCGACATTCAGG
This genomic window contains:
- a CDS encoding ABC transporter permease; its protein translation is MGLRSDEIVYSGTVPKKNVRITALQTLRKNKMLLLMLAPAVLHVLIFAYVPMVGVLLAFKRFQYQLGLFGSPWVGLENFRFFFMSGDAWIVTRNTLLYNAAFILLIPLVQILLAVFLSEIGSKWFKKLAQSAMFLPFFISWVIVGSIAYNLFNFEVGLLNNVLKSFGIEPVNIYSEVGVWKYILFAFKLWKELGYGMVIYLAAIVSIDQQMYDAAKIDGANVFQRLRYVTVPSIFPVVVLLFLLSVGQIFRGEFGLFYQLIGNNGILYDQTDIIDTFVFRALLTSSDIGMAAAAGFYQSITCFITIVLINSFIRKVKPDYALF
- a CDS encoding sugar phosphate isomerase/epimerase codes for the protein MGNERPGIGIQLYTLRNELQQDFEGTLRALAEIGYEGLEFAGYGGRAAGDVKRLLDELGLRAIGSHVGFPALRGRLAEEIAAVKELGGDYLICPSVPMDQRHAGAPWPSLFGELEQFGALAREAGLSFGYHNHAFEFEIAIDGRPVFDALFGATSPENVIAEMDACWVQTGGRDPVEYIRRYAGRAPLLHFKDYGAIEGGGKDTVELGEGELDLPAILQAALEARTEWLIVEQDRCQRDPLQSAANSFAWLKRALDGAVP
- the bshB2 gene encoding bacillithiol biosynthesis deacetylase BshB2; this translates as MEERRILVVLPHPDDEAFGLSGTLAKLIREGARVTYACLTLGQMGRNMGIPPFASRVTLPDIRRQELEESCRAIGIHDVRMLGFHDKMLEFEDRALLDGAIAELLKEIRPTLVFTFYPGYSVHPDHDATGAAVVRAVGQLPPAERPPVHCMAFAKNTREDLGEPDIAEFVGPFMEQKLASIYAHRTQFQAAELVGNKTMDEIVERFGTERFWIYRFEE
- a CDS encoding ThuA domain-containing protein — translated: MALNVTIWNEHRHEKKNETVAAIYPKGIHAAIAEGLDVDAEVTFATLDDEEHGLTDAVLEKTDVLIWWGHVAHNEVKDEIVAKVHQRVLKGMGLIVLHSGHFSKIFKKLMGTSCDLKWREADDKERVWVVNPAHPIAAGLGEYFELPKEEMYGEHFDIPAPDELVFVSWFEGGEVFRSGCCYTRGNGKVFYFRPGHETYPTYYDANVRKVISNAVKWAAPVDRAYPTYGNAKPLEPISEKA
- a CDS encoding carbohydrate ABC transporter permease gives rise to the protein MKKKPLDEIVFLALGYPFVAFFALLCLVPFLMIISSSFTREEFILQHGYTLFPREFNLEGYRLIFKTPMTIFQAYGVTMLVTAVGTALGILISTMTGYVLQRPDFSWRNSFSFYLFFTTLFNGGLVPWYILITQYLHLKDTLWALIIPSCVSVWNILLAKGFIRGIPYAITESAKIDGCGDFKIFWLLILPLSKPVIATIGLFTALMYWNDWYHAMLFITDKSLYPLQYFLYKLLGDIQEMRRVMEEAGLYIESFPVESMKMALTIVVTGPIIFLYPFVQRFFLKGLTIGSVKG
- a CDS encoding Gfo/Idh/MocA family oxidoreductase, which produces MSRLKVGVVGTGGIFKAAHLPGWLAHPDVELVAFCDAYRPSAIAAANEFPGAKVYDDYRELLADPSIDVVGISTPNAYHSEIAVAALHKGKHVFCEKPDAVNAEEAQRMADAAKAAGKVLMTMRNNRFSEEAQFLKRAIERGQLGELYMGRCGWIRRRGIPGRGGWFTTKALSGGGPLIDLGVHMIDLAMWLNGNAKPVTVSGSTYRKFADRPDRSGRMPEGTFDVEDLAAGFLRFDNGASLQIEFSWASNVEAEQKFLEWRGTEGGFSLVNDRLKLFTEQDGALIDASPSFEAPRVPQHTANIRHFVECVLGREEPIFTPEQGVDMIKILTAIYASAESGREIVL
- a CDS encoding Gfo/Idh/MocA family oxidoreductase is translated as MTKTIRGAVIGYGGSFNMGKAHAEQMMRHGIEFAAACDLDAARREQAKRDFPHIRTFSTVEELLAQDGIDLVTVITPHHTHYPLAEQILLSGRHCVLEKPMCIRAEEADRLVQLSQSVGKMLSVYHNRRWDGWYLTLQDLLARDILGELFHIEMFIGGCWRPKDWWRSDKAVSGGIFYDWGAHYVDYLLGVVPGKVTSVKGFIQNRLWHEFTNEDHMDSIITFENGATAYIQVSNIAYAGKPQFRFLGTKGAVVDENIRDGEMTLYTDINGVRVESKLKCQESKQDLYYRNIADHLMNGAELIVKPEEARRIISIIETTERSAVQGVELPVPYEEPLAVKG
- a CDS encoding AraC family transcriptional regulator — its product is MPDETKTPGVIHAAGYSVHFKPVLADARAGLLYYLIRLQMQGESEILIDGRMEKIREGELIMMKPGTPYLMKVDPRDDRAEQGCLSADYFLIASGTILDEWWRCRSYPQRSYVAIDEALLNIWKQILYEMRRVKEVDATVLEYLLRIFLRYIDRLLAESKGGSEKHHFVTHRVKQFIERNATKPITLSDIAEHANLSESRTTHLFKEAFGKTIIGYLNDVRIHIACERIRYSSMTLEKAAESAGFNSYSYFHRIFRKKMGMSPRQYQESVLQHQERALK
- a CDS encoding aldo/keto reductase, which encodes MNYRTLGKTGLNVSEVGYGAWGIGKSSWIGASDDESTKALHTSIDLGLNFIDTALGYGEGHSERLVGQVVKERSETIYVATKIPPKNRQWPAQAGVPVEETFPADHVIACTEQSLTNLGMDTIDVQQFHVWSDEWVDQGDWLEAVQKLKEQGKIRYFGVSINDHQPENAIKLIKTGIVDTVQVIYNIFDQSPEDQLLPVCEEHHVGVIVRVPLDEGGLTGQITPDTTFNEGDFRNGYFRGDRKQEVYERVQRITSDLHISVDQMAETALRYILSHSAVSTVIPGMRSIRNVERNCQVGDGRGLPKEQVEKLKTHRWVRNFYKA
- a CDS encoding YojF family protein, yielding MQLIAASEVQRRLDALRDQDVYMHLEMTTGAYAAHFDSQKHPAATFVSNAVIRYAHGSISGHGPYRVGLKTASGWVYSEGLTHYDETDPERLILAGHDGQGKLVVALQLSLQPF